A genomic segment from Vagococcus zengguangii encodes:
- a CDS encoding hemolysin family protein yields the protein MNADPESQSLVILILTLVVLTLLNAFFAAAEIAVVSLNKNRVQQKADNGDKSAIKLAKLLKNTGNFLSTIQVGITLVNILSGASLADSFAQKLAPVFGGQPWALKVANIIVLIMLTYVSIVFGELYPKRIAIAKSEEVAKFAVGPIQAIGVIARPFVWLLSVSTDILGKLTPMKFDDEDNRMTRDEMRYILESEGVLEEDELGMVQGVFSLDTTVAREVMVPRTDAFMIDMTTPIEENYEKIMAQNYSRIPVYEVDKDKVIGVLHLKNLLKAAFEKGFDQIDLMDIIQEPLFVPETIFTDDLLLELRRTQNQMAILLDEYGGVVGLVTLEDLLEEIVGEIDDESDEVENLVLKASETEYFVQGRMLIDEFNEMFETNLEMNDVDSIAGYLITALGTIPDEGEKLSYHVENLTLISEEMEGSRVLTVRVIFDNPIVDDMNEELAEEE from the coding sequence ATGAACGCTGACCCTGAAAGTCAGTCTTTAGTGATTTTAATTTTAACACTGGTTGTACTGACCTTATTAAACGCGTTTTTTGCTGCAGCGGAGATTGCCGTTGTATCATTGAACAAAAACCGAGTACAACAAAAGGCTGATAATGGTGACAAGTCTGCCATCAAATTAGCCAAATTATTGAAAAACACAGGTAACTTTTTATCGACTATCCAAGTAGGGATTACTTTGGTAAACATCTTATCAGGTGCCTCTTTAGCCGATAGCTTTGCACAAAAATTAGCGCCAGTATTTGGTGGCCAACCATGGGCATTAAAAGTTGCGAATATTATTGTGTTGATTATGTTAACGTATGTTTCAATCGTCTTTGGGGAGTTATATCCAAAACGAATTGCGATTGCGAAATCTGAAGAGGTCGCTAAATTTGCGGTAGGACCGATTCAAGCCATTGGTGTGATTGCTCGACCATTTGTTTGGTTGTTGTCAGTTTCGACTGATATTTTAGGTAAATTAACGCCGATGAAATTTGATGATGAAGATAACCGCATGACGCGTGATGAAATGCGTTATATTTTGGAATCTGAAGGTGTGTTAGAAGAGGATGAACTTGGCATGGTTCAAGGAGTTTTCTCATTAGACACAACGGTAGCACGTGAAGTCATGGTGCCTCGTACGGATGCATTCATGATTGATATGACGACACCGATTGAAGAAAACTATGAAAAAATTATGGCACAAAACTACTCACGTATCCCTGTCTATGAAGTAGATAAAGATAAAGTGATTGGTGTGCTGCATCTTAAAAACTTACTAAAAGCTGCTTTTGAAAAAGGCTTTGATCAAATTGATTTAATGGACATTATACAAGAGCCATTATTTGTTCCAGAAACAATTTTTACGGATGATTTGTTATTAGAATTACGTCGTACGCAAAATCAAATGGCGATTTTATTAGACGAATATGGTGGTGTCGTTGGTTTAGTTACGTTAGAAGATTTATTAGAAGAAATCGTGGGCGAAATCGATGATGAATCTGATGAAGTCGAAAATTTAGTACTGAAAGCATCAGAAACAGAATATTTTGTTCAAGGTCGTATGTTGATTGATGAATTCAATGAGATGTTTGAAACAAATTTAGAGATGAATGATGTGGATTCGATTGCTGGTTACTTAATTACAGCTTTAGGAACAATTCCTGATGAAGGTGAAAAATTAAGTTACCATGTTGAAAATCTGACATTGATTTCTGAAGAGATGGAAGGTTCACGAGTGTTGACAGTTCGCGTTATTTTTGATAACCCAATTGTCGATGATATGAATGAAGAATTAGCTGAAGAAGAATAA
- a CDS encoding adaptor protein MecA, whose product MEMERINENTIRVLIENADLEARGVSFLDLLGNHKEIENFFYSILEEVDIDEQFQETDAVTFQVLPNRNGLELFISKNMMMSEPDSDEDELDDEYNEESSFTDFIKKQFDAAQDIKNVHTQDNPAVLDYVFEFSSFENLIKMVDTYHFEDNLTDLYVLNKRYYLSMKFLTKLKSDRAIKNDVACILEFGQMSQKSPEVLKEYGELIMADDTLDQIKHYFK is encoded by the coding sequence ATGGAAATGGAACGTATAAATGAAAACACCATTCGTGTATTAATTGAAAATGCAGATTTAGAAGCAAGAGGGGTTAGCTTTCTTGATTTATTAGGTAATCATAAAGAAATTGAAAACTTTTTTTATAGTATTTTAGAAGAAGTGGATATCGATGAGCAGTTTCAAGAAACTGATGCGGTGACTTTTCAAGTGTTACCAAATCGTAATGGTTTAGAACTGTTTATCAGTAAAAATATGATGATGTCAGAGCCTGATTCAGATGAAGATGAATTAGATGATGAATATAATGAAGAATCATCGTTTACTGATTTTATCAAAAAGCAGTTTGATGCCGCTCAAGATATTAAAAATGTACATACCCAAGATAATCCAGCAGTGTTAGACTATGTTTTTGAATTTTCTTCCTTTGAAAACTTAATTAAAATGGTGGATACCTATCATTTTGAAGACAATTTGACTGACTTGTATGTATTGAATAAACGTTACTATTTATCAATGAAATTTTTAACTAAACTAAAATCAGATCGTGCTATTAAAAATGATGTGGCATGTATTTTGGAATTTGGACAAATGAGCCAAAAGTCGCCAGAGGTTTTAAAAGAGTATGGAGAACTCATCATGGCGGACGATACATTAGATCAAATTAAACATTATTTTAAATAA
- the spxA gene encoding transcriptional regulator SpxA, translated as MLTLYTSPSCTSCRKARAWLVEHEIPFKERNIFSDPLNITELKAILRLTEDGTEEIISTRSKVFQKLEMDLDDLPLDELLKLVQENPGLLRRPIMLDEKRLQVGFNEDEIRRFLPREVRALELRHAQLMAGL; from the coding sequence ATGTTGACATTATACACTTCTCCTAGTTGTACTTCATGTCGTAAGGCACGTGCTTGGTTGGTTGAGCACGAGATTCCATTCAAGGAGCGTAATATTTTTTCTGATCCATTAAATATTACAGAGCTGAAGGCAATTTTGAGATTAACAGAAGATGGTACTGAGGAAATTATTTCTACAAGGTCAAAAGTGTTTCAAAAATTAGAAATGGATCTGGATGACTTGCCATTAGATGAATTATTAAAGCTAGTTCAAGAAAATCCTGGTCTATTAAGACGTCCGATAATGTTGGATGAGAAACGTCTGCAAGTAGGCTTTAACGAAGACGAAATTCGTCGTTTCTTACCAAGAGAAGTAAGAGCTTTAGAATTAAGACATGCTCAATTAATGGCGGGCCTGTAG
- a CDS encoding AI-2E family transporter, whose amino-acid sequence MFEKMKNSKVMFWSLELLILATLVFVSTKIDFLFSPIFTFVSTLFAPILIAGFLFYILNPIVGFIEKKGNIKRIWAIIIVLILLVGILALSIGILLPALLNQIKALVENLPQFIKSVEDWTNQLLAHPKLQGLDLSETLEKLNLDFGTMAKKFVDNLYNGVGSIIGKIVGAALLIITVPFILFYMLKDGHRLMPTLKKVMPENYRDEMSELVEKMNKTISKYISGQTIECLFVGAATAIGYALLGVDYAILFGTIAGITNMIPYLGPYLGLAPAIVATLFSGQEDAVLKAILCCVLVLVVQQIDGNIIYPNIIGKSLDIHPLTIIIILLVAGNIAGLLGMILGVPFYAIVKTIVVHIYHMVKLNRTEKSLLEITEGEKKD is encoded by the coding sequence ATGTTTGAAAAAATGAAAAATTCAAAAGTAATGTTTTGGTCATTAGAATTATTGATTTTGGCGACGTTAGTATTTGTCTCAACCAAAATAGATTTCTTGTTTTCTCCTATTTTTACCTTTGTTAGTACCTTGTTTGCGCCAATTTTAATTGCAGGATTTTTATTTTATATCTTAAATCCGATTGTCGGTTTTATTGAAAAGAAGGGGAACATTAAGCGGATTTGGGCGATTATTATTGTGCTAATTTTATTAGTCGGAATTTTAGCATTAAGTATTGGCATTTTACTGCCAGCCTTACTCAACCAAATCAAGGCCCTGGTCGAAAATTTACCACAGTTTATTAAATCAGTAGAGGATTGGACCAATCAATTATTGGCACATCCTAAATTACAAGGATTAGACTTATCTGAAACACTTGAAAAATTAAACCTCGATTTTGGGACAATGGCGAAAAAATTTGTGGATAACTTATATAATGGTGTTGGATCAATCATCGGTAAAATTGTCGGTGCAGCACTCTTAATTATTACCGTACCATTTATATTATTCTACATGTTGAAAGATGGTCATCGTTTGATGCCAACTTTGAAGAAGGTCATGCCGGAAAACTATCGTGATGAGATGAGTGAATTAGTTGAAAAGATGAACAAAACGATTTCAAAATACATTTCAGGTCAAACGATTGAGTGTTTATTTGTCGGTGCTGCAACGGCAATTGGCTATGCTTTATTAGGCGTTGATTATGCGATTTTATTTGGAACTATTGCCGGAATAACTAATATGATTCCTTATTTAGGCCCTTATCTAGGCTTGGCACCAGCTATTGTGGCAACACTTTTTAGCGGTCAAGAAGATGCGGTACTTAAAGCGATTCTGTGCTGTGTATTAGTGTTAGTCGTTCAACAAATTGATGGTAATATTATTTACCCTAATATTATCGGTAAAAGTTTAGATATTCATCCGTTAACTATTATTATCATCCTATTAGTAGCGGGTAACATTGCGGGACTTTTAGGAATGATTTTAGGAGTACCATTTTATGCCATCGTTAAGACGATTGTCGTTCATATTTATCACATGGTGAAGCTAAATCGGACGGAAAAAAGTTTATTGGAAATTACTGAAGGTGAGAAAAAAGATTAA
- a CDS encoding lipoate--protein ligase, with translation MIYVPNENNDPRVNLAIETFLLQEMKVDEPILLFYINEPSIIIGRNQNTIEEINLDYVEENNIHVVRRLSGGGAVYHDFGNLNFSFIMPDDGESFRDFKKLTSPIIEALHSMGVTGAELKGRNDLVIGDKKFSGNAMYATNGRMFAHGTIMLDSDVNEVVKALKVRKDKIESKGIKSIRSRVTNIKPYLDDVYQNLSTKDFRDDILLRIFNVDSIDQVTTYELTEADWARINEISDKYYRNWDWNFGKSPEFDKVRRERFPIGSVEVRLNVAEGKIQAAKIFGDFFGLGEIADVEQMLVGTRYTKEDLQQVVSQIDIKKYFGNITEEDLLGLLY, from the coding sequence ATGATTTATGTACCTAACGAAAACAATGACCCACGTGTTAACCTAGCAATCGAAACGTTTTTATTACAAGAGATGAAAGTCGATGAGCCTATTTTATTATTCTATATTAACGAGCCATCAATTATTATCGGTCGTAACCAAAATACGATTGAGGAAATAAACTTAGATTATGTGGAAGAAAATAATATTCATGTTGTGCGCCGCTTAAGTGGTGGTGGTGCGGTTTACCATGATTTTGGTAACTTGAACTTCAGCTTTATTATGCCAGATGATGGTGAGTCATTCCGTGATTTCAAAAAATTAACAAGCCCAATTATCGAAGCGCTACATTCAATGGGGGTAACGGGCGCTGAATTAAAAGGTCGTAATGACTTAGTAATCGGCGATAAAAAATTCTCTGGTAACGCGATGTACGCAACAAATGGTCGCATGTTCGCTCACGGTACGATTATGTTAGACAGTGACGTGAATGAAGTCGTTAAAGCGTTAAAAGTGCGTAAAGATAAAATCGAATCTAAAGGAATTAAATCGATTCGTTCACGCGTAACTAACATTAAACCTTACTTAGATGACGTTTATCAAAATCTTTCAACTAAAGATTTCCGTGATGATATTTTATTACGTATCTTTAACGTTGACTCAATCGATCAAGTGACAACTTACGAGCTAACTGAAGCTGATTGGGCAAGAATAAATGAAATTTCTGATAAATATTATCGCAACTGGGATTGGAACTTCGGTAAATCTCCAGAGTTTGATAAAGTTCGTCGTGAACGTTTCCCAATCGGTTCAGTCGAAGTGCGCTTAAATGTTGCAGAAGGTAAAATTCAGGCAGCGAAAATTTTTGGCGATTTCTTTGGTTTAGGTGAAATTGCCGATGTTGAACAAATGTTAGTGGGGACACGTTATACAAAAGAAGATTTACAGCAAGTAGTTAGTCAAATTGATATTAAGAAATATTTTGGCAATATTACTGAAGAAGATTTATTAGGATTGTTATATTAA
- the nrdD gene encoding anaerobic ribonucleoside-triphosphate reductase gives MLSDIGVIKEVTANYDALKKVKVVKRDGRMVEFNDQKIYEALLKADKKIHGELRPFIEQKIKEVVFKVDQEIMARFPVDIKISEIQNIVEQTLLDEREYELAEEYINYRTKRDFERRKATDINFTIGKLINKDQTVVNENANKDSDVFNTQRDLTAGIVGKSIGLEMLPPHVANAHQKGDIHYHDLDYHPYTPMTNCCLIDFDGMLNNGFKIGNADVEPAKSIQTATAQISQIIANVASSQYGGCSADRIDELLAPFAKKNYQKHLMDAREWIEDESKHEAYAEKKTAKDIYDAMQSLEYEINTLFTSNGQTPFTSIGFGLGTNWFEREIQRAIFNIRIKGLGKEKRTAIFPKLIFTIKRGVNLSPADPNYDIKQLALECATKRMYPDILSYDKIVELTGSFKVPMGCRSFLQGWKNEAGEDVTAGRMNLGVVTLNMPRIALEAEGNKEKFWTLLEERLEIMKDALVYRVERCRQAKPENAPILYQYGAFGERLKKGEDVDQLFRNKRATISMGYIGLYEVATSFYGPNWENKPEAKAFTLEIMKFMKKHADDWGNQYGYHFSVYSTPSESLTDRFCRMDKEKFGEVADITDKDYYTNSFHYDVRKDPTPFEKLDFEKDYPQYCSGGFIHYCEYPVIQQNPKALEAVWDYAYDRVGYLGTNTPIDHCYECGFEGDFEPTERGFKCPNCGNTNPKTSDVVKRTCGYLGNPQARPMVHGRHKEISARVKHMK, from the coding sequence ATGTTAAGCGATATTGGGGTAATTAAAGAAGTAACAGCAAACTATGATGCATTGAAGAAAGTGAAAGTAGTTAAGCGTGATGGCCGCATGGTAGAATTTAACGATCAAAAGATTTACGAAGCGTTACTAAAAGCTGATAAAAAAATTCATGGTGAATTACGTCCCTTCATTGAGCAGAAAATAAAAGAGGTCGTTTTTAAAGTCGATCAAGAAATTATGGCGCGTTTCCCAGTCGATATTAAAATTTCGGAAATTCAAAATATTGTTGAACAAACATTATTAGATGAACGTGAATATGAGTTAGCCGAAGAATACATTAATTATCGTACGAAACGTGATTTCGAACGACGCAAAGCAACGGATATCAATTTTACGATTGGAAAGTTGATTAATAAGGATCAAACGGTCGTAAATGAAAACGCTAATAAAGACAGTGATGTGTTTAATACGCAGCGTGATTTAACAGCTGGGATTGTTGGGAAGTCAATCGGATTAGAGATGTTGCCACCACATGTAGCAAACGCGCATCAAAAAGGTGATATTCACTATCATGATCTTGATTATCATCCCTATACTCCGATGACTAACTGCTGTTTAATTGATTTTGACGGCATGTTAAATAATGGCTTTAAAATTGGTAATGCCGATGTTGAACCGGCTAAATCTATTCAGACAGCGACTGCTCAAATATCGCAAATTATTGCGAATGTGGCGTCAAGTCAATATGGTGGTTGTTCTGCTGACCGCATTGATGAATTACTTGCACCATTTGCTAAGAAGAACTATCAAAAACATTTAATGGATGCGCGTGAGTGGATTGAGGATGAAAGTAAACACGAAGCCTATGCTGAGAAGAAAACGGCAAAAGACATATACGATGCGATGCAAAGTTTAGAATATGAAATCAACACATTATTTACTTCAAATGGTCAAACACCTTTTACCTCAATTGGTTTTGGTTTGGGAACGAACTGGTTTGAGCGTGAAATTCAACGCGCGATTTTTAATATCCGCATTAAAGGATTAGGAAAAGAAAAACGTACAGCGATTTTCCCTAAATTAATCTTTACGATTAAGCGTGGTGTGAACCTATCACCAGCAGATCCGAACTACGATATTAAGCAATTAGCGTTAGAATGTGCTACTAAACGTATGTATCCAGATATTTTAAGCTACGATAAAATTGTTGAGTTAACGGGTAGTTTCAAGGTGCCAATGGGGTGTCGTTCATTCCTTCAAGGATGGAAAAATGAAGCAGGCGAAGATGTGACAGCTGGACGTATGAATTTAGGCGTTGTGACGCTTAATATGCCACGTATTGCTTTAGAAGCGGAAGGAAACAAGGAGAAGTTCTGGACGCTGTTAGAGGAACGTTTAGAGATTATGAAGGATGCGTTAGTTTATCGTGTCGAACGATGTCGACAAGCAAAACCTGAAAACGCACCGATTCTTTATCAATACGGAGCGTTTGGTGAGCGCTTGAAAAAAGGTGAGGATGTTGATCAGTTATTTAGAAATAAACGTGCCACGATTTCAATGGGCTATATCGGTTTATACGAAGTCGCAACGAGCTTCTATGGACCAAATTGGGAAAATAAACCTGAAGCGAAAGCTTTTACGTTAGAGATTATGAAATTTATGAAAAAACATGCAGATGACTGGGGAAATCAATACGGTTATCACTTTAGTGTCTATTCAACGCCAAGTGAAAGTTTAACCGATCGTTTCTGTCGCATGGATAAGGAAAAATTTGGAGAAGTGGCGGATATTACCGATAAAGATTACTACACTAACAGTTTTCATTATGATGTCCGTAAAGACCCAACACCGTTTGAAAAATTAGATTTTGAAAAAGATTATCCACAATATTGTTCAGGGGGGTTCATCCATTACTGTGAATACCCAGTGATTCAACAAAATCCGAAAGCCTTAGAAGCCGTTTGGGATTACGCCTATGACCGTGTTGGGTACTTAGGGACTAATACGCCAATTGATCATTGTTACGAGTGTGGATTTGAAGGGGATTTTGAACCGACTGAACGAGGCTTTAAGTGTCCTAACTGTGGCAATACGAATCCGAAAACAAGTGACGTCGTGAAACGTACCTGTGGCTATTTAGGAAATCCTCAAGCTCGTCCAATGGTACATGGTCGTCATAAAGAAATTTCAGCACGTGTTAAACATATGAAATAG
- a CDS encoding MBL fold metallo-hydrolase codes for MELTVLGYWGAYPWNDEGTSSYLLTSGDFSLLIDAGSGTFNQLRKHIDPLTLDAVILSHYHHDHIADLGVLQFYRQLNQQVDQPLLPIYGHTEHEFYYSSLTMPNVSEGHAYAEGDTTEIGPFSITYLRTKHPVPCFAMRITEKETGKSLVYTADSGWMDAFDEFVKDTDLLIADSYFLSGTENHPVHFSVKEVAEMTVRGNIPTVILSHLQQRIDLEELLRQAKAITQEQAQALLAKTGLTLTI; via the coding sequence ATGGAATTAACAGTTTTAGGTTATTGGGGAGCGTATCCTTGGAATGATGAAGGCACGTCAAGTTACCTCTTAACTTCGGGCGATTTTTCTTTATTAATTGATGCAGGTAGTGGCACATTCAATCAATTAAGAAAACACATCGATCCCTTAACATTAGACGCGGTGATTTTATCGCATTATCATCATGATCATATTGCTGATTTAGGCGTTTTACAATTTTATCGTCAGTTGAATCAGCAAGTAGATCAACCACTTTTACCAATTTATGGCCATACGGAGCATGAGTTTTATTATTCATCGCTTACGATGCCTAACGTTAGTGAAGGTCATGCGTATGCCGAAGGAGATACGACTGAAATTGGCCCATTTAGTATTACTTATTTAAGAACGAAACATCCCGTTCCGTGTTTTGCGATGCGGATTACTGAAAAGGAAACAGGTAAGTCGTTAGTTTATACCGCGGATTCTGGTTGGATGGATGCTTTTGATGAGTTTGTTAAAGACACCGATTTATTAATTGCCGATAGCTATTTTTTAAGTGGCACGGAAAATCATCCCGTCCATTTTAGTGTCAAAGAAGTCGCTGAAATGACCGTTCGTGGGAACATTCCAACGGTGATTTTAAGTCACTTGCAACAACGTATTGACTTAGAGGAATTATTACGACAAGCGAAAGCCATTACTCAAGAGCAGGCGCAAGCGCTACTAGCTAAAACAGGTTTAACCCTAACTATTTAA
- the trpS gene encoding tryptophan--tRNA ligase, protein MKTIFSGIQPSGIPTIGNYIGAMQQFIKLQDDYQCFFCVVDEHAITVPQDRLKLREQILQLAALYVAVGIDPKKAAIFIQSEVPAHAEAGWIVQCNTYVGELERMTQFKDKSQKNNTAGVSAALLTYPPLMVADIVLYNTDLVPVGEDQKQHLELTRDFVDRFNNRYAAKNQTILTKPEVHIPEQGARIMSLQEPTKKMSKSDTNQKNFISMMDTPDSIRKKIKSAVTDSSGIIEYDVAEKPGISNLLTIYSAFSGQNIDELVAQYQGAGYGQFKADLAEAIVNVIEPIQQRQAELLESGELDLILDEGAEQARRVANKTLQKMKNAVGLGRKPRK, encoded by the coding sequence ATGAAAACAATCTTTTCTGGTATCCAGCCTAGTGGTATCCCGACAATTGGTAACTATATCGGGGCTATGCAACAATTTATTAAGTTACAAGATGACTATCAATGTTTCTTCTGTGTCGTTGATGAGCATGCGATTACGGTTCCTCAAGACCGTTTAAAATTACGTGAACAAATTTTACAACTAGCCGCACTATATGTAGCAGTCGGAATTGATCCTAAAAAAGCGGCAATTTTTATTCAATCTGAAGTACCAGCACATGCCGAAGCTGGGTGGATTGTTCAATGTAACACATACGTCGGTGAACTTGAACGTATGACGCAATTCAAGGATAAATCACAGAAAAATAACACAGCTGGCGTTTCAGCCGCTCTTTTAACTTATCCACCATTAATGGTTGCTGATATTGTCTTATACAATACTGACTTAGTTCCTGTTGGTGAAGATCAAAAACAACATTTGGAGTTAACTCGTGATTTTGTTGACCGCTTTAATAACCGTTATGCAGCTAAAAATCAAACGATTTTAACCAAACCTGAAGTTCACATTCCTGAACAAGGGGCACGCATTATGAGCTTGCAAGAACCTACCAAAAAAATGAGTAAATCAGATACTAACCAAAAGAACTTTATTTCAATGATGGATACACCTGATAGTATTCGTAAAAAAATCAAATCAGCCGTAACGGATTCAAGCGGTATTATTGAATATGATGTGGCTGAAAAACCCGGCATCTCGAACTTATTAACAATTTATTCGGCCTTCTCTGGCCAAAATATTGACGAATTAGTGGCTCAATATCAAGGCGCTGGTTACGGACAATTTAAAGCTGACCTAGCTGAAGCAATTGTTAATGTAATTGAGCCTATTCAACAACGTCAAGCTGAGTTACTAGAATCAGGGGAACTTGATTTAATTCTTGATGAAGGGGCAGAACAAGCTCGTCGCGTTGCAAATAAAACGTTACAAAAAATGAAAAACGCAGTTGGTTTAGGACGTAAACCACGTAAATAA
- the nrdG gene encoding anaerobic ribonucleoside-triphosphate reductase activating protein, protein MRNPQPKEWLSSDYSQCYYADYKPFNFVDGEGVRCSLYVSGCLFACEGCYNKAVQSFRYGQPYTAEVEVQILSDLEQTYCQGLTLLGGEPFLNTDICLPLVKKVREQFGTSKDIWAWSGYTFEELMKESDDKLALLSEIDVLVDGRFELSKKDLKLQFRGSSNQRIIDVPKSLAQKQVVIWEKCFDANENYEQIKRV, encoded by the coding sequence ATGAGAAATCCGCAGCCTAAAGAATGGCTATCTTCCGATTATAGTCAGTGTTATTATGCCGATTACAAACCGTTTAACTTTGTGGATGGTGAAGGTGTTCGTTGCAGTTTGTATGTGAGCGGCTGTTTATTTGCTTGCGAAGGTTGCTACAACAAAGCCGTCCAAAGTTTTCGCTACGGCCAGCCATACACCGCAGAAGTTGAAGTCCAAATTTTGTCCGACTTAGAGCAAACATATTGTCAGGGGCTAACTTTGTTAGGTGGTGAACCGTTCTTGAACACGGATATTTGCTTGCCGTTAGTCAAAAAAGTTCGTGAGCAGTTTGGAACAAGCAAAGATATTTGGGCGTGGTCTGGCTATACGTTTGAAGAACTAATGAAGGAGTCAGATGATAAACTAGCGTTACTATCTGAAATTGACGTTTTAGTCGATGGACGCTTTGAACTAAGTAAGAAAGATTTGAAGCTACAATTTAGAGGAAGTAGCAACCAACGAATTATTGATGTCCCTAAGTCACTAGCCCAAAAGCAAGTGGTCATTTGGGAGAAGTGTTTCGATGCTAACGAAAATTATGAACAAATTAAACGAGTATAA
- a CDS encoding M42 family metallopeptidase, which yields MLKELTDARGVPGNEDEVRELFVKYATPHADRMMFDGLGGVMARRNGDLEGPRVMIMGHMDEVGFMVTQITDKGFLKFQTLGGWWNQVMLAQQVQIKTAKGEIIHGVIGCKPPHVLSAEARKKPYEISDMFIDIGATSEEEVKAWGVRPGDMVTPYTEYRRLNGSKYLLAKAWDNRIGTAVSLKVLENLAAEGHPNVLFAGSNVQEEVGLRGSRTSTHLANPDIAFALDTGTAGDTPGMTAKESMSELGKGPQILIFDASMIPHRKLRDFVIDVADELNIPYQLEVVAGGGTDAGTAHITRDGIPSLAITVSTRYLHSHTSVIHEDDYLNTVKLVTEVVKRLDKETVEKIRSYE from the coding sequence ATGTTAAAAGAATTAACAGATGCGCGTGGCGTTCCTGGTAATGAAGATGAAGTGAGAGAACTATTTGTTAAATATGCAACGCCTCATGCTGATCGTATGATGTTTGATGGTTTAGGTGGGGTAATGGCTCGCCGTAATGGTGATTTAGAAGGTCCGCGTGTGATGATTATGGGACACATGGATGAAGTTGGTTTCATGGTTACTCAAATTACTGACAAAGGTTTCTTAAAATTCCAAACGCTAGGTGGTTGGTGGAACCAAGTCATGTTAGCACAACAAGTGCAAATCAAAACAGCTAAAGGCGAAATTATTCATGGGGTAATTGGTTGCAAACCACCACACGTTTTATCTGCTGAAGCACGCAAGAAACCTTACGAAATCTCAGATATGTTCATTGATATCGGTGCGACAAGTGAAGAAGAAGTGAAAGCTTGGGGCGTACGTCCTGGCGACATGGTAACACCATACACTGAATACCGTCGTTTAAATGGTTCTAAATACTTATTAGCAAAAGCATGGGATAACCGTATTGGAACGGCTGTTTCACTAAAAGTTTTAGAAAACTTAGCAGCTGAAGGCCATCCAAATGTCTTGTTTGCAGGTAGCAACGTCCAAGAAGAAGTTGGCTTACGTGGTTCACGCACAAGTACACACTTAGCAAATCCTGATATCGCATTTGCTTTAGATACAGGGACAGCCGGTGATACACCAGGTATGACAGCTAAAGAATCAATGTCTGAACTAGGTAAAGGACCACAAATTTTAATCTTTGATGCGTCAATGATTCCACATCGTAAATTACGTGATTTCGTGATTGATGTAGCGGATGAATTAAATATCCCTTACCAATTAGAAGTAGTAGCCGGTGGCGGGACAGATGCTGGAACAGCACACATTACACGTGATGGTATTCCATCATTAGCAATCACTGTTTCAACACGTTACTTACATTCTCACACTTCAGTTATTCACGAAGATGACTATTTAAACACAGTTAAATTAGTGACAGAAGTTGTGAAACGATTAGATAAAGAAACAGTAGAAAAAATTCGTTCATACGAATAA